One window from the genome of Oryza glaberrima chromosome 3, OglaRS2, whole genome shotgun sequence encodes:
- the LOC127765036 gene encoding probable leucine-rich repeat receptor-like protein kinase At1g35710, with amino-acid sequence MAAAAAAPRFLPVRPLFLLLLLLVLAGVASGKTVKRDVKALNEIKSSLGWRVVYSWVGDDPCGHGDLPPWSGVTCSQQGDYRVVTELEVYAVSIVGPFPTAVTNLLDLKRLDLHNNKLTGPIPPQIGRLKHLRILNLRWNKLQDVLPPEIGELKKLTHLYLSFNNFKGEIPVELANLPELRYLYLHENRFTGRIPPELGTLKNLRHLDVGNNHLIGTLRDLIGNGNGFPSLRNLYLNNNDLTGVLPDQIANLTNLEILHLSNNRLIGSISPKLVHIPRLTYLYLDNNNFIGRIPEGLYKHPFLKELYIEGNQFRPGSRSKGTHKVLELPDADILV; translated from the exons atggccgccgccgccgccgccccccggtTCTTGCCCGTCCGCCcgctctttctcctcctcctcctcctcgtcctggcCGGCGTCGCAAGCGGCAAGACGGTCAAGAGGGACG TGAAAGCATTGAATGAGATCAAATCTTCGTTAGGATGGAGAGTTGTCTACTCATGGGTTGGTGATGACCCTTGCGGGCATGGTGATCTGCCCCCCTGGTCTGGTGTGACCTGTTCTCAGCAAGGAGATTACAGAGTTGTCACCGAACT TGAAGTCTATGCTGTATCAATAGTCGGTCCTTTCCCTACAGCAGTTACAAACCTTTTGGATTTAAAAAGATT GGATCTACACAATAACAAGTTGACAGGGCCCATTCCCCCACAGATTGGACGGCTGAAACACCTCAGGATATT GAACCTGAGGTGGAATAAGCTTCAGGATGTGCTCCCACCTGAAATTGGTGAACTGAAGAAACTGACACATTT ATATTTGAGCTTCAATAACTTCAAAGGTGAAATTCCTGTGGAGCTTGCAAACCTACCAGAACTGCGCTATCTGTATCTTCATGAGAACCGCTTTACTGGGAGGATCCCTCCTGAACTTGGAACTCTCAAGAACCTTCGTCACCT GGATGTTGGTAACAACCACTTGATAGGCACCCTCAGGGATTTAATTGGCAATGGGAATGGTTTCCCCTCCCTCAGAAATCT GTATCTTAACAATAATGATTTGACTGGCGTTCTGCCAGACCAGATTGCAAATTTGACAAACCTCGAGATACT GCACTTGTCTAATAATAGGCTGATTGGATCGATATCACCAAAGCTAGTTCATATTCCAAGATTGACCTATTT ATACTTGGACAATAACAACTTCATTGGGAGGATTCCTGAAGGATTATACAAACATCCATTTTTGAAGGAGCT GTACATTGAAGGAAACCAATTTAGACCAGGAAGCAGATCAAAAGGAACGCACAAGGTGCTTGAATTACCTGATGCTGACATCTTAGTTTAA
- the LOC127768453 gene encoding UDP-glucose flavonoid 3-O-glucosyltransferase 7-like, with translation MQSPENAAPRVYFIPFPTPGHALPMCDLARLFASRGADATLVLTRANAARLGGAVARAAAAGSRIRVHALALPAEAAGLTGGHESADDLPSRELAGPFAVAVDLLAPLFADLLRRRPADAVVFDGVLPWAATAAAELRVPRYAFTGTGCFALSVQRALLLHAPQDGVASDDEPFLVPGLPDAVRLTKSRLAEATLPGAHSREFLNRMFDGERATTGWVVNSFADLEQRYIEHYEKETRKPVFAVGPVCLVNGDGDDVMERGRGGEPCAATDAARALAWLDEKPARSVVYVCFGSLTRFPDEQVAELGAGLAGSGVNFVWVVGGKNASAAPLLPDVVHAAVSSGRGHVIAGWAPQVAVLRHAAVGAFVTHCGWGAVTEAAAAGVPVLAWPVFAEQFYNEALVVGLAGTGAGVGAERGYVWGGEESGGVVVGREKVAERVRAAMADEAMRRRAEEVGERARRAVEVGGSSYDAVGALLEDVRRRRRRREMAADPRNVKEV, from the coding sequence ATGCAGTCGCCGGAGAATGCGGCACCGCGCGTGTACTTCATCCCGTTCCCGACGCCGGGGCACGCGCTGCCGATGTGCGACCTCGCGCGCCTCTTCGCGTCCCGCGGCGCCGACGCGACGCTCGTCCTCACGCGCGCCAACGCCGCCAggctcggcggcgccgtcgcccgcgccgccgccgcgggatcACGGATCCGCGTCCACGCGCTCGCCCTGCCCGCCGAGGCCGCGGGGCTCACGGGCGGCCACGAGAGCGCCGACGACCTCCCCAGCCGCGAGCTCGCGGggcccttcgccgtcgccgtcgacctcctcgcGCCGCTCTTCGCCGACCTCCTGCGGCGCAGACCCGCCGACGCCGTGGTGTTCGACGGCGTCCTCCCGTGGGCTGCCACCGCGGCGGCCGAGCTCCGCGTCCCGCGGTACGCGTTCACGGGGACGGGGTGCTTCGCGCTCTCGGTGCAGCGAGCACTGCTGCTCCACGCCCCGCAGGACGGCGTCGCGTCGGACGACGAGCCGTTCCTCGTGCCGGGCCTCCCCGACGCGGTGCGGCTCACCAAGTCGAGGCTCGCCGAGGCGACCCTCCCCGGCGCGCACTCGCGGGAGTTCTTGAACCGAATGTTCGACGGCGAGCGCGCCACGACGGGGTGGGTGGTCAACTCCTTCGCCGACCTAGAGCAGAGGTACATCGAGCACTACGAGAAGGAGACGAGGAAGCCCGTGTTCGCCGTCGGGCCGGTCTGTCTcgtcaacggcgacggcgacgacgtcatggagcgcgggcgcggcggggaACCGTGCGCCGCCAcggacgccgcgcgcgcgctggCGTGGCTCGACGAGAAGCCCGCGCGGTCGGTGGTGTACGTCTGCTTCGGCAGCCTCACCCGGTTCCCGGACGAGCAGGTCGCGGAGCTCGGCGCGGGGCTCGCGGGCTCCGGCGTGAACTTCGTGTGGGTCGTCGGGGGCAAgaacgcgtcggcggcgccgctgctcccgGACGTCGTGCACGCCGCCGTGTCGTCCGGCCGCGGCCACGTGATCGCGGGGTGGGCGCCGCAGGTGGCGGTGCTGAGGcacgcggcggtgggcgcgttCGTGACGCACTGCGGGTGGGGCGCggtgacggaggcggcggcggccggggtgcCGGTGCTGGCGTGGCCGGTGTTCGCGGAGCAGTTCTACAACGAGGCGCTGGTGGTCGGGCTCGCCGGCAcgggcgccggcgtcggcgcggagAGGGGGTACGTGTGGGGAGGCGAGGAGTCcggcggggtggtggtgggcaGGGAGAAGGTGGCGGAGAGGGTGCGCGCCGCCATGGCTGAcgaggcgatgcggcggcgggcggaggaggtcggcgagcgcgcgcgccgcgccgtcgaggTGGGCGGGTCGTCGTACGACGCCGTCGGCGCGCTGCTGGAGGAtgtgcggcgccggcgccggcgccgggagatggcggcggatcCACGGAACGTGAAGGAAGTATGA
- the LOC127765166 gene encoding plant intracellular Ras-group-related LRR protein 7 isoform X1, whose product MGCCSSRSADSPASRVTRWRSTGIVALRDARLKVVPNEVLQVGNSLRILDLTNNKIAEIPQEVGTLVNMQRLVLAGNLVESIPANIGYLRNLKILTLDRNKISVLPEELGSLSNLQQLSISQNSLSRLPKSVGDLRNLVTFRKVSSLLMLLLNVSDNKLIALPESIGGCSSLEELQANGNSIEDVPSSICNLVCLKSLSLNGNKIRQLPQNLLKDCKALQNISLHDNPISMDQFQQMDGFTEFEARRRKKFDKQIDSNVMMSSTALDEGIDLN is encoded by the exons ATGGGCTGCTGCAGCAGCCGGAGCGCGGACTCGCCGGCCAGCCGCGTCACGCGCTGGCGCTCCACCGGGATCGTCGCCCTCCGCGACGCCAGATTGAAG GTAGTACCAAATGAAGTTCTACAAGTAGGGAATTCCCTGAGGATTCTGGATTTGACTAACAATAAGATAG CTGAGATTCCCCAGGAAGTTGGCACACTCGTGAATATGCAAAGACTT GTTTTGGCTGGTAATTTGGTTGAAAGCATCCCAGCTAACATTGGATATCTGCGGAATCTTAAAATCCTCACACTTGACAGAAATAAGATCTCTGTCTTACCTGAAGAAT TGGGTTCTCTATCAAATCTTCAACAACTCTCTATTTCTCAGAATTCTTTATCACGCCTGCCTAAGAGTGTAGGAGATTTGCGCAAT CTTGTTACATTCCGTAAAGTTTCTTCTTTACTA ATGTTGCTACTCAATGTATCTGACAACAAACTAATTGCACTTCCTGAATCAATTGGAGGTTGCAGTTCCCTGGAAGAATTGCAGGCAAATG GAAATTCAATTGAAGACGTGCCTTCATCAATATGTAACCTTGTTTGCCTCAAATCCCTATCATTGAACGGGAATAAGATTCGTCAG CTTCCCCAAAACCTACTGAAAGACTGCAAGGCTCTTCAGAACATATCGTTGCATGACAATCCAATCTCGATGGACCAGTTTCAACAA ATGGATGGCTTTACGGAATTTGAGGCACGCCGAAGgaaaaaatttgacaaacaGATTGATTCAAATGTCATGATGAGTTCCACAGCACTGGATGAAGGCATTGATTTGAACTAG
- the LOC127767276 gene encoding probable galacturonosyltransferase 14 — MQLRISPSMRSITISSSNGVVDSMKVRVAPQPPPPPPPLALQGVVTPGAGRRGGGGGGGGGGGGWWGAGWYWRAVAFPAVVALGCLLPFAFILAAVPALEADGSKCSSIDCLGRRIGPSFLGRQGGDSTRLVQDLYRIFDQVNNEESPDDKRIPESFRDFLLEMKDSHYDARTFAVRLKATMENMDKEVKKLRLAEQLYKHYAATAIPKGIHCLSLRLTDEYSSNAHARKQLPPPELLPLLSDNSFQHYILASDNILAASVVVSSTVRSSSVPHKVVFHVITDKKTYPGMHSWFALNSISPAIVEVKGVHQFDWLTRENVPVLEAIENHRGVRNHYHGDHGAVSSASDSPRVLASKLQARSPKYISLLNHLRIYLPELFPNLNKVVFLDDDIVIQRDLSPLWKINLEGKVNGAVETCRGEDNWVMSKRFRTYFNFSHPVIARSLDPDECAWAYGMNIFDLAAWRKTNIRETYHFWLKENLKSGLTLWKFGTLPPALIAFRGHLHGIDPSWHMLGLGYQENTDIEGVRRSAVIHYNGQCKPWLDIAFKNLQPFWTKHVNYSNDFIRNCHILEPQYDKE; from the exons atgcagCTGCGGATCTCGCCGAGCATGCGCAGCATCACCATCTCGAGCAGCAATGGCGTCGTCGACTCGATGAAGGTGCGGGTGGCGCCgcagccgcccccgccgccgccgccgctcgcgctgcAGGGGGTGGTGACGCCGGGCGCgggccgccgtggcggcgggggagggggaggtggcggtggcggtgggtggtggggggCGGGGTGGTACTGGCGCGCCGTGGCGTTCCCGGCCGTCGTGGCGCTCGGCTGCCTCCTGCCCTTCGCCTTCATCCTCGCCGCAGTGCCGGCGCTCGAGGCCGACGGCAGCAAGTGCTCCTCCATCG attGCTTGGGGAGGCGAATAGGGCCTAGTTTCCTTGGTAGGCAGGGGGGTGATTCTACG AGGCTGGTGCAAGATCTGTATAGGATTTTTGATCAGGTTAACAATGAAGAATCTCCTGATGATAAAAGAATACCAGAATCATTCAGGGACTTTCTTCTGGAGATGAAGGATAGCCATTACGATGCTAGAACATTTGCTGTTAGGTTGAAAGCTACG ATGGAAAACATGGATAAGGAAGTAAAGAAGTTAAGGCTGGCTGAGCAATTATATAAACATTATGCTGCAACTGCTATTCCCAAGGGCATACATTGCCTGTCTCTGCGTCTTACTGATGAATATTCCTCAAATGCTCATGCTCGGAAACAGTTGCCACCACCTGAACTGTTACCTTTACTTTCTGATAATTCATTCCAACATTACATTCTAGCCAGTGATAATATCCTTGCTGCTTCAGTTGTTGTGAGCTCAACTGTCCGATCTTCGTCAGTACCTCATAAAGTAGTATTTCATGTTATTACTGATAAGAAAACGTATCCGGGGATGCATTCTTGGTTTGCTCTTAATTCTATATCACCTGCTATAGTTGAAGTGAAAGGTGTTCACCAGTTTGATTGGTTGACGAGAGAAAATGTTCCAGTACTAGAGGCTATAGAAAACCATCGTGGAGTCAGAAATCACTACCATGGAGATCATGGGGCAGTTTCTAGTGCAAGTGACAGTCCGAGAGTGCTTGCTTCAAAGCTGCAGGCTCGAAGTCCCAAATACATATCCCTGCTTAACCATCTCCGCATTTATTTGCCTGAG CTTTTTCCGAACCTCAACAAGGTGGTCTTTCTTGATGACGACATTGTTATTCAGCGTGATTTGTCTCCCCTTTGGAAGATCAATCTCGAAGGGAAGGTGAATGGTGCTGTGGAGACCTGCAGAGGAGAAGATAACTGGGTGATGTCTAAGCGCTTCAGGACATATTTCAATTTTTCCCACCCTGTGATAGCTCGGAGTCTTGACCCAGATGAATGTGCATGGGCATATGGGATGAATATATTTGACTTGGCAGCTTGGAGGAAGACAAACATCAGAGAGACATACCATTTCTGGTTGAAAGAG AATCTAAAATCTGGTCTTACTCTCTGGAAATTTGGCACTTTGCCGCCTGCGCTAATAGCATTCAGGGGCCACCTGCATGGCATAGACCCATCTTGGCACATGCTTGGCCTAGGATACCAAGAAAATACAGACATTGAGGGTGTTAGGAGATCTGCAGTGATCCACTACAATGGCCAGTGCAAGCCATGGCTAGACATTGCTTTTAAGAACCTACAACCATTTTGGACAAAGCACGTAAATTACTCCAATGACTTTATTAGAAACTGCCATATTTTGGAGCCCCAGTATGATAAAGAGTGA
- the LOC127768400 gene encoding heparanase-like protein 2: MEVRLLLLVFICLHALHWAASAQQPEEATVIVKGSTKIAETNKNYICATIDWWPPEKCNYNQCPWGQSSILNLDLDHPFLAQAIQAFDNLRIRLGGSLQDRVVYDVGTNSPCTPFTNMSNGLFGFSDGCLSMDRWDKLNALFQKTGAIITFGLNALYGRYNVRHSFWAGKWNSTNAYNFVKYTISKGYPVDSWEYGNELSGHGIGARVDATLYGKDAIELKSIFQQLYKAPLSQPSLLAPGGFFDQQWYTQLLQTSGHGVVSALTHHIYNLGGGNDAHLIRKILDPKYLDRSEDTYRDMQLTLQRHGTWASAWVSESGGVFNNGGELVSNTFINSIWYLDQLGMASKYNTKVFCRQTLIGGHYGLLDTQTFLPNPDYYSALLWHRLMGREVLSVDINAPRKLRAYAHCRKQQQGITLLLINLSNTTGYNVTLQNDINVSLDKTASLHKHNSFSHSLRRAVSWLGRKPSSDVARREEYHLTAKDGDLQSKTMLLNGAPLELSDDGGVPAMSPALVAVNSPVYLAPTSIAFVVLPMFEAKACS, from the exons ATGGAGGTGAGGCTGCTGCTTCTAGTGTTCATATGTCTGCATGCTCTTCATTGGGCGGCTTCGGCTCAGCAGCCAGAGGAGGCGACGGTCATAGTTAAGGGATCGACAAAAATCGCTGAAAcgaataaaaattatatatgtgctACAATCGATTGGTGGCCACCAGAGAAGTGTAACTATAATCAGTGTCCATGGGGCCAATCGTCAATTCTAAACTTG GATTTGGATCATCCCTTCCTGGCTCAAGCCATTCAAG CATTTGATAATTTGAGGATTAGACTGGGAGGCTCTTTGCAAGACCGAGTTGTTTATGATGTGGGTACAAACAGTCCATGCACCCCGTTCACAAACATGTCAAATGGTTTATTTGGTTTCTCAGATGGTTGTCTAAGCATGGATAGGTGGGACAAACTGAATGCTCTATTCCAAAAAACAGG TGCAATTATCACATTTGGTCTGAATGCGCTCTATGGGAGGTACAATGTCCGTCATTCTTTCTGGGCTGGCAAATGGAACTCTACAAATgcatataattttgtaaaatacaCAATCTCAAAGGGATATCCAGTTGACTCATGGGAATATG GTAATGAACTGAGCGGGCATGGAATTGGGGCAAGAGTCGATGCTACACTGTATGGAAAAGATGCAATTGAACTTAAATCCATCTTTCAACAGTTGTACAAGGCACCACTCTCCCAGCCATCCCTGTTAGCCCCTGGAGGATTCTTTGATCAGCAGTGGTACACTCAGCTACTTCAGACTTCTGGTCATGGCGTTGTCAGTGCTTTGACGCATCATATTTATAATCTTGGTGGAG GGAATGATGCCCACCTTATAAGGAAGATATTAGATCCAAAGTATTTAGATCGTTCAGAAGATACTTATAGGGATATGCAACTCACCCTTCAAAGGCATGGAACATGGGCTTCTGCCTGGGTCAGCGAAAGCGGAGGTGTATTCAACAATGGCGGTGAACTTGTGTCAAACACTTTCATCAATAGCATCTG GTATCTTGATCAGCTTGGAATGGCATCTAAGTACAATACAAAAGTATTCTGCAGGCAGACTCTGATTGGTGGCCACTATGGTCTACTTGACACCCAAACTTTTTTGCCAAATCCTGATTACTATAG TGCTCTACTATGGCATCGACTTATGGGCAGGGAAGTTCTTTCAGTTGATATCAATGCGCCGCGTAAACTGCGTGCTTATGCTCATTGCAGGAAACAGCAG CAAGGAATCACCCTCCTGTTGATCAACCTGAGCAATACCACCGGATACAACGTCACCCTCCAGAATGACATCAATGTCAGCCTTGACAAAACAGCCAGCCTTCATAAGCACAATTCTTTCTCACACAGCCTCAGAAGAGCGGTTTCATGGCTGGGGCGCAAGCCGTCAAGCGACGtcgcgaggagggaggagtacCACCTGACGGCCAAGGACGGCGACCTCCAGAGCAAGACGATGCTGCTCAACGGCGCACCGCTGGAACTctcggacgacggcggcgttccGGCCATGAGCCCTGCGCTCGTTGCTGTCAACTCGCCAGTGTACCTGGCACCGACATCGATCGCCTTTGTAGTTCTTCCAATGTTTGAGGCCAAGGCCTGTTCTTGA
- the LOC127765166 gene encoding plant intracellular Ras-group-related LRR protein 7 isoform X2 — protein sequence MGCCSSRSADSPASRVTRWRSTGIVALRDARLKVVPNEVLQVGNSLRILDLTNNKIAEIPQEVGTLVNMQRLVLAGNLVESIPANIGYLRNLKILTLDRNKISVLPEELGSLSNLQQLSISQNSLSRLPKSVGDLRNMLLLNVSDNKLIALPESIGGCSSLEELQANGNSIEDVPSSICNLVCLKSLSLNGNKIRQLPQNLLKDCKALQNISLHDNPISMDQFQQMDGFTEFEARRRKKFDKQIDSNVMMSSTALDEGIDLN from the exons ATGGGCTGCTGCAGCAGCCGGAGCGCGGACTCGCCGGCCAGCCGCGTCACGCGCTGGCGCTCCACCGGGATCGTCGCCCTCCGCGACGCCAGATTGAAG GTAGTACCAAATGAAGTTCTACAAGTAGGGAATTCCCTGAGGATTCTGGATTTGACTAACAATAAGATAG CTGAGATTCCCCAGGAAGTTGGCACACTCGTGAATATGCAAAGACTT GTTTTGGCTGGTAATTTGGTTGAAAGCATCCCAGCTAACATTGGATATCTGCGGAATCTTAAAATCCTCACACTTGACAGAAATAAGATCTCTGTCTTACCTGAAGAAT TGGGTTCTCTATCAAATCTTCAACAACTCTCTATTTCTCAGAATTCTTTATCACGCCTGCCTAAGAGTGTAGGAGATTTGCGCAAT ATGTTGCTACTCAATGTATCTGACAACAAACTAATTGCACTTCCTGAATCAATTGGAGGTTGCAGTTCCCTGGAAGAATTGCAGGCAAATG GAAATTCAATTGAAGACGTGCCTTCATCAATATGTAACCTTGTTTGCCTCAAATCCCTATCATTGAACGGGAATAAGATTCGTCAG CTTCCCCAAAACCTACTGAAAGACTGCAAGGCTCTTCAGAACATATCGTTGCATGACAATCCAATCTCGATGGACCAGTTTCAACAA ATGGATGGCTTTACGGAATTTGAGGCACGCCGAAGgaaaaaatttgacaaacaGATTGATTCAAATGTCATGATGAGTTCCACAGCACTGGATGAAGGCATTGATTTGAACTAG
- the LOC127765386 gene encoding pentatricopeptide repeat-containing protein At3g29290 has translation MAAVWSGCSTSFSQELPPHPRGRRGGDGARIHPWSGGAGRDATTRHAEAARTVVVFARGRVRVCRAAAPCVLEPDVAGKEEVGVAVWGMDDEPPVADGHRRHGLRRRPVRPAAVEEGPVAAARSAASASASAAGSKSEVGGSRLHFLEERDEEMLSRRLIKLSQSNKVRSATELFDSMRASGLQPSAHACNSLLACFVRRGSFADAMKVFEFMKGKGMATGHSYTLILKAVATTEGYFAALKMFDEIEESDKKNVDVIVYNTVISVCGRAKDWRQVERLWRRLGENSLSGTLMTYDLLVSTFVQCGQSELAVDAYQEMFKSGIDPSEDILKAIIASCTKEGKWEFALTTFRRMLSAGMKPSIIVFNSIINSLGKAGEDELAFRMYHLLTSSGLKPDQYTWSALLSALYRSGRCWDVLDLFQGIKTKHSALLNNHLYNIALMSCERLGQWEHGLQLLWMMERGGLQISAVSYNHVIGACEVARMPKVALKVYRRMTHRGCSPDTFTHLSVIRACIWGSLWNEVEDILEEVAPDSSVYNTVIHGLCLRGKIRLARKVYTKMRSIGLKPDGKTRSFMLQNLATDY, from the exons ATGGCTGCAGTGTGGAGCGGCTGCAGCACGAGCTTCAGCCAAGAACTTCCCCCACACCCGCGTGGAAGAAGGGGCGGTGATGGGGCAAGAATCCATCCATGGAGCGGAGGAGCGGGCAGAGACGCCACCACCCGCCATGCGGAAGCTGCAAGGACCGTGGTTGTCTTCGCCAGAGGGCGCGTGCGCGTGTGCAGGGCGGCGGCTCCATGCGTTCTTGAACCCGACGTCGCCGGCAAGGAGGAGGTCGGTGTGGCGGTTTGGGGCATGGACGATGAGCCGCCGGTCGCTGATGGTCACCGGAGGcacgggctgcggcggcgcccggtGAGGCCGGCTGCTGTGGAGGAAGGCCCCGTCGCCGCAGCAAGaagcgcggcgtcggcgtcggcgtcagcCGCGGGGAGCAAATCTGAGGTCGGGGGATCGAGGCTGCACTTCTTGGAGGAGAGGGATGAGGAGATGCTGTCCAGGAGGTTGATCAAGCTCAGCCAGTCCAACAAGGTCAGGAGTGCCACCGAGCTGTTCGATTCAATGCGTGCCTCAGGCTTGCAGCCGAGCGCGCATGCCTGTAACTCCCTTCTGGCTTGTTTTGTGCGAAGGGGTTCTTTCGCCGATGCGATGAAGGTATTCGAGTTCATGAAGGGGAAAGGAATGGCAACCGGGCATTCGTACACCTTGATACTCAAGGCTGTTGCCACTACTGAGGGCTACTTTGCAGCCCTGAAAATGTTTGATGAAATTGAAGAGAGCGATAAGAAGAATGTCGATGTGATCGTTTACAACACGGTGATATCTGTGTGCGGAAGAGCGAAAGACTGGAGGCAGGTGGAGAGACTTTGGAGAAGGCTAGGGGAGAATTCTTTGAGTGGAACCTTGATGACTTATGATTTGTTAGTTAGCACATTTGTCCAGTGTGGGCAGTCTGAGTTAGCAGTTGATGCTTATCAGGAAATGTTCAAAAGTGGTATTGATCCAAGTGAAGATATACTGAAGGCCATCATTGCATCATGTACAAAAGAAGGGAAATGGGAGTTTGCGCTTACCACATTCAGGAGAATGTTGAGTGCTGGAATGAAACCTAGTATCATTGTGTTCAATTCCATAATCAACTCACTTGGTAAGGCCGGTGAAGATGAACTTGCCTTTAGGATGTATCATCTGCTAACATCTTCAGGCCTTAAGCCTGATCAATATACATGGAGTGCTTTACTGTCAGCGTTATATAGGTCTGGTCGTTGTTGGGATGTCCTAGATCTTTTTCAAGGAATTAAGACCAAGCATTCAGCACTCTTAAATAACCATCTGTACAACATAGCTTTGATGTCTTGTGAAAGACTTGGTCAATGGGAACATGGCTTGCAATTGTTATGGATGATGGAAAGAGGTGGACTTCAAATATCGGCCGTTTCATACAATCATGTGATAGGTGCTTGTGAAGTTGCTAGGATGCCAAAAGTTGCTCTGAAAGTGTACCGGCGTATGACTCATCGAGGGTGTTCACCAGACACGTTCACACATTTATCTGTTATAAGAGCTTGCATATGGGGATCTCTTTGGAATGAAGTTGAGGATATATTGGAG GAGGTCGCTCCAGACTCCTCGGTCTACAACACGGTAATTCACGGGCTTTGTCTGCGAGGCAAGATCAGATTAGCGAGGAAGGTATACACGAAAATGCGGAGCATTGGGCTGAAACCAGATGGCAAGACCAGGTCGTTCATGCTGCAGAATTTAGCCACTGACTACTAG